A DNA window from Stutzerimonas stutzeri contains the following coding sequences:
- a CDS encoding DNA-binding protein — protein MARGGINKALVQKARQAILARGENPSIDAVRVELGNTGSKTTIHRYLKELEDAERGRNTAAIPLSEQLANLVGQLADQLKEDAQAAVAQEREQLARERLDYQNQTRLAESRIQQLESQCSGVTEQLQAIQQALQQEQQQRQQSEVENARLVQANRDQDARLQDRDSQIRSLEEKHQHARDALEHYRLASKEQREQEQRRHESQVQQLQLELRQLQQTVIIKQDELTQLNRDNARLLAEARQLQKEQHAQQQLLAQKTQALETAKSALTGVERTNETLEQRCRTLQEEVSRLGEASVIQAQQAQGLQERLIEAAAQLKLLGAPLANSDGARSKRSGTLRPEAE, from the coding sequence ATGGCCCGTGGCGGTATTAACAAGGCGCTGGTTCAGAAGGCGCGACAGGCCATCCTGGCGCGGGGCGAGAACCCCAGCATCGACGCGGTACGCGTCGAACTGGGCAACACCGGCTCGAAAACCACCATTCACCGCTACTTGAAAGAGCTCGAAGACGCCGAGCGCGGCCGGAATACGGCCGCGATCCCGCTCAGCGAACAGTTGGCCAACTTGGTCGGCCAGTTGGCGGATCAGCTAAAGGAGGACGCGCAGGCCGCCGTGGCCCAGGAGCGCGAGCAACTGGCACGTGAGCGGCTCGACTACCAGAACCAGACTCGGCTGGCTGAAAGCCGTATCCAGCAACTGGAAAGTCAGTGCAGCGGGGTCACGGAACAGCTTCAGGCAATTCAGCAAGCGCTACAGCAGGAACAGCAGCAACGCCAGCAGTCCGAGGTTGAGAATGCCCGCCTGGTGCAGGCTAACCGCGATCAGGACGCGCGCCTGCAGGACCGCGACAGCCAAATTCGCTCGCTGGAGGAAAAGCATCAGCATGCCCGCGATGCTCTGGAGCACTATCGCCTGGCCAGCAAAGAGCAGCGTGAGCAAGAACAGCGCCGACACGAGTCGCAGGTGCAACAACTGCAACTGGAGCTGCGGCAACTTCAGCAGACCGTGATAATCAAGCAGGACGAACTGACCCAACTGAACCGCGACAATGCGCGCCTGCTCGCCGAGGCGCGGCAGTTGCAGAAAGAGCAGCATGCGCAACAACAGCTTCTGGCGCAGAAGACCCAGGCCCTAGAAACCGCCAAGAGCGCACTGACCGGCGTTGAGCGCACGAATGAAACCCTGGAACAGCGTTGTCGCACATTGCAGGAGGAAGTGTCCCGGCTGGGCGAAGCCTCCGTGATTCAGGCACAGCAAGCGCAGGGTCTGCAGGAGCGTTTGATCGAAGCCGCTGCACAGCTGAAGCTACTCGGGGCACCGCTTGCGAACAGCGATGGCGCACGTAGCAAAAGATCCGGCACACTGAGGCCAGAAGCTGAGTAG
- a CDS encoding tyrosine-type recombinase/integrase encodes MASTPTASSHSCARSCGVLVYRSHSLRRGFATWATANGWDIKSLMTYVGWKDIKSAMRYIDPAISFGGLAAKQTLEPSANTLTQLTPTQQS; translated from the coding sequence ATGGCTTCCACCCCAACAGCATCATCGCACTCCTGCGCCAGATCCTGCGGGGTGCTGGTGTACCGCAGTCACTCACTGCGTCGGGGCTTTGCCACCTGGGCTACGGCGAATGGTTGGGACATCAAATCGTTGATGACCTACGTGGGCTGGAAAGACATCAAGTCAGCCATGCGCTACATTGATCCCGCCATTTCCTTTGGCGGCTTAGCCGCGAAGCAGACCCTTGAGCCTAGCGCCAATACGTTGACTCAGCTGACGCCAACTCAGCAATCCTAG